In Saccharomyces paradoxus chromosome XVI, complete sequence, the genomic stretch ATCACAGAAGTACAGAACTGGTTACGCTCAAGATTCGATAGAGTGAAAAAGTTACCGAGCTACTTAGTGCCCAGTTATTTCGCCTTGATCATAGGTATTCTTTATGGTTGTTGTCGCTTGAAAGCAATACAGCTGATGTCTCGTAATATTGGTAAATCTACATTGTTCGTACAAAGCTTATCAATGACATCCATCCAGATGGTTTCCAAAATGAAGTCAACCTCTATTTTACCAGGCGAAAATGTTCCCTCTATGGCTGCAGGTTTGCCACATTTCAGCGTAAACTATATGAGGTGCTGGGGTAGAGATGTATTTATATCGTTAAGAGGTATTTTATTAACCACAGGTAGATTTGATGAAGCAAAGGCGCATATACTAGCCTTTGCAAAAACTTTGAAACATGGTTTAATTCCAAATTTGTTGGATGCGGGTAGGAACCCAAGGTATAATGCTCGTGATGCTGCATGGTTCTTTTTGCAAGCTGTACAGGACTATATTCATATCGTTCCTGAtggtgaaaaaatcttACAAGAGCAAATAACAAGAAGGTTCCCACTGGATGACACTTACATTCCTGTAGATGATCCAAGGGCATTTAGTTACTCTAGTACCTTGGAAGAGATTGTTTACGAAATCTTGAGTAGACATGCTAAGGGAATTAAGTTTAGGGAAGCTAATGCAGGTCCAAACTTAGATCGTGTTATGAGCGATGAAGGGTTTAACGTTGAAATCTACGTCGATTGGTCTACTGGGTTAGTTCACGGTGGATCTCAGTATAATTGCGGTACCTGGATGGATAAGATGGGAGAAAGCGAAAAAGCAGGTTCTGTCGGTATACCTGGAACACCTAGAGACGGAGCCGCAATAGAAATTAACGGGCTTTTAAAAAGTGCTTTAAGATTTGTTATTGAGCTAAGCAAGAAGGGATTGTTCAAGTTTACCGATGTGGAGAAACAAGACGGTGATAAAATTAGTTTTACTGAATGGAATCAATTACTCCAAGACAACTTCGAAAAAAGATACTATATCCCGGAGGACCCATCGGAAGATGCAGAATATGATGTGGAGGCCAAACTGGGGGTTAATAGAAGAGGAGTATACAGAGACTTATACAAGTCAGGTAAGCCTTATGAAGATTATCAGTTAAGACCAAATTTTGCCATTGCCATGACTGTGGCACCGGAATTATTTGTACCTCAACATGCCACAAAAGCAATCACTATTGCGGATAAAGTTTTAAGAGGTCCAGTAGGTATGCGCACTTTAGATCCAAGTGATTACAATTACCGTCCTTACTACAACAATGGAGAAGATTCAGAAGATTTTGCCACCTCAAAAGGTAGAAACTATCACCAAGGTCCTGAATGGGTTTGGCTTTACGGCTACTTTTTAAGAGCATTCCATCATTTCCACTTCAAAACCAGTCCACGTTGCCAGAATGCCGCCAAAGAAAAACCGTCTTCGTATTTGTACCAACAATTATACTACAGATTAAAGGACAATAGAAAATGGATTTCTGAGAGTGTGTGGGCAGGATTGACAGAACTAACCAACAAGGACGGCGAGTTGTGCAATGACTCAAGCCCTACACAAGCCTGGAGTTCTGCTTGTTTGTTGGATCTATTTTATGATTTGTGGGATGCCTACGAAGATGATTCCTGAAAATAGTTAGAGTATAAATTAATCGAACAGCTTCTTTTCCCCACtaatccttttttttttctgtttaactataaatatataaatctACATCCCTATCTctattgataataaaacatataaaatcgtatattttttgtatacGTATTATCGTTTTGAGGAGCGAGAGcgaaaacgaaaataaaagaaataaaggGAACACACGTGAAAGTGAAGGACAGCAGTAACCAAGGGGGGCAAAACGCGTCAGAACAAGAGGTGAAAGGGTTGTCACGTACGTATTTAAACCGGAGTGAGCCGTTTGCGTGTTACAATCATTAAACATCCCTGTTGTTTGTTTAATTCGCTAAGATCTAAATCTTTAACTAAGTAAGCAGCGGCAGTTACAGAAAGAGGTGAAAAGTAAAACAAGGGTGTATAGATTTTCGTTACCTCACATAGATATAGAACGAATTCATAGGTATCAAATACATTCCACTTACGCTTTGCAGGTTCAAGTCTTGAAAAGAACGCAGAACATATAGCCCGGTTGAATAGTATGAGTCATGGTTGCCGAAGAGGACATCGAGAAAGAAGTTCTTCAATTGATAGACAGTTTTTTCCTGAAGGCTACATTGCTAATATGCTCTACCGAATCAAGTCGATACCAGTCTTCtacagaaaatatattcCTATTTGACGATACATGGTTTGAAGATCACTCAGAACTAGTGGGCGAGCTACCCGAGATAATATCAAAATGGTCTCACTACGACGGTCGAAAAGAGCTGCCACCTTTAGTAGTAGAGACGTACTTGGATTTAAGGCAGTTAAACTCCTCCCATTTAGTTAGATTAAAAGACCACGAAGGCCATTTATGGAACGTTTGCAAAGGAACTAAGAAGCAGGAAATCGTGATGGAACGGTGGCTTATCGAATTAGATAATTCATCCCCAACTTTCAAATCACACAGTGAAGATGAGACCGATGTTACTGAACTTTCCAAGCAGTTAATTCTCCTCTTCCGTTATTTGTTGACTTTAATACAGTTATTACCCACAACAGAATTGTACCAATTACTAATAAAATCTTATAATGGTCCGCAAAATGAAGGAAGTTCCAACCCAATAGCTACGACAGACCCACTGGTCAGCATCCGGACGCGTGTTCTTGACGGATCTAAACCAATTTTGTCAAAGGGGAGAATAGGGTTAAGCAAACCGATTATTAACACCTACTCCAATGCACTTAACGAATCAAATCTGCCAGCCCATTTagatcaaaagaaaatcacACCTGTGTGGACAAAATTTGGCCTCCTAAGGGTCTCGGTATCATACAGGCGTGATTGGAAGTTTGAAATTAACAATACCAATGATGAATTATTTTCAACTCGACACGTAGCCGTTCCACATAACTTACAAGGGCCTCAAAATGAGCCAGGACAGAGAGGAAATAATGATCAGGAGGTAGCAAAACATCAACCTCAGTATCAACCGCAGGatcaacagcaacaacagcaacaacagcaacaacaacaacaaaggCAAAATCAGGACCAGATACGACAACAAATTCAACAGCAAAGACAGATACCTGATAGAAGATCTCTTTCACTTTCTCCCTGTACAAGGGCCAATTCCTTTGAACCGCAATCTTGGCAGAAGAAAGCCTATCCAATTTCGAGACCTGTTCAACCATTTAAAGTCGGTTCTGTCGGAAGTCAAAGCGCGAGCAGAAATCCCTCCAATTCATCCTTCTTCAACCAACCACCTATTCATAGGCCAAGTATGAGCTCCAACTATGGACCACAAACGAATATTGAAGGTACCAGCGTCGGAAGCACCTCAAAGTATTCCTCCTCATTTGGGAACATTCGTCGTCATTCAAGTGTAAAAACGACAGAAAATGCTGAAAAAGTATCAAAAGCTGTAAAAAGTCCATTACAACCGCAAGAGTCACAAGAAGATTTAATGGATTTTGTTAAATTACTGGAAGAAAAACCTGATCTAACTATCAAAAAGACGGGTGGAAATAATCTGCCTAATATCAACATTTCTGATTCATTAATTAGATATCAGAATCTGAAGCCAAGTAATGACTTATTGAGTGAAGATTTATCCGTGAGTTTATCGATGGATCCAAATCATACATATCACAGAGGCAGGTCAGATTCACATTCCCCTTTGCCTTCCATATCCCCTTCGATGCATTATGGATCGTTGAATTCAAGAATGTCTCAAGGCGCCAATGCAAGCCATTTGATTGCGAGAGGAGGTGGGAATTCATCCACTAGTGCCTTCAATAGTAGAAGGAATTCCTTGGATAAGAATGCAAACAAACAAGGTATGTCAGGCCTACCTCCTATTTTTGGTGGCGAGAGTACTTCATATCACCACGACAACAAAGTACAAAAGTACAATCAATtaggagaagaagatgatgatgaggacGACCATTTGCTTAACCAAATGGGGAACAGCGCtacaaaattcaaaagttcAATATCGCCAAGATCAATTGATAGCATTTCAAGTTCTTTCATAAAAAGTAGGATTCCCATCAGACAACCGTACCATTACTCTCAACCAACTACTGCACCCTTTCAAGCTCAGGCGAAATTCCATAAACCAGCAAATAAACTAACTGATAACGGCAATAGGAGCAATAGTAACAATAACAGTCATAGTGTAAATGATGGAGTTGGTTCGATGCAtaatgaagaggatgatCAAGACGATGATCTAGTATTTTTCATGAGTGATATGAACCTTTCTAAAGAgggttgaaaaaaaaatggtgaaattttatttaaagggctcaaataaagaaaaaatgaggaaaaaaaggtgaaatagataagcaagaaaaaaaaaattacaaaactAATAACctgaataaaaaaaatcagtCGTAGTGTAATTGTATCtcattgttttcaatattcttACCTACTGAAGATCCATGTGTCTATCATGTTGTATAGAATATATAATTATATACACAGAAATATACCAATTGCAGTGCCTATGGCAAATATGGTATATCGGTAGTATAATTAGcatataaaataaaaaaaaaggccTATTTGTCACCCACGGGCTGCGTTTCCTTACCAATTATACAGGCTtctttttggttcttgTCCACTATCCCCCTATTTTCctccttttcctttaatattttcaatttcagttCATGTATTTTGTGTTTGTCTATATGTttctcatatttttctttcgtcTTGAAAGTTCTATAACAATTATTGTAAAAGCATCTATGTTTCCTTCCAACAGTATTCAACAAAAGGCTTAGCCCATCTTCACCAGATTCAATTTGCTTTTCTAGATTTActtcattttgtaaaaacTGCAAGTTATTGTTTTCGGTAAGTTTTCTCCTTTTCCTCAACCTATTGGAAATCTTCCCTTCATCCTTTTCATGTAAGTTTTTGTCATTTCCCAGTTCAACCCCTTGGTCCTGACCTAGAGGTTGGATATCAGAGATCTTATATTTTAGTTCCAATGGGATATCTTCTTCCGTATGTATAGACTCATAATGCGTAAGAAGATCATGctttttagaaaaagaCATATCAGAACAGATATGGCACTTCCAGTTTTTGGTCACTAATGAGTCATCATGAATAATCATGTGCATCTGTAAACCATTTTCTCCCACACATGGCTTGTTACAAATGGGACATTTCAATTTAGGATGGTCATTTTTGATATGCGATTGTAATTGTGACCATATGCGAAATTCTTTGCAACAACCAGCAAAAGTACATTGATAAGGATTTTCCACCTCAGGATCGTGATGTTTGGAAATGTGGTTTCTTAATCTATACGGTCTCTGGAAGCTCTTATTACAATGTGGACAGGTTAGTTTGTGTAGATGAACAGATAAAATATGTGCCCTTAATTGCGGATGCTTGTAGAATCGGAGGTTGCATCCTTCTTCTGGACAAATAAACGATTTGGTATGCGTCACTTCATGCCGCTTCAGTTGCTGGCGAGTTGTCACACCTTTGCCGCAGTAAGAACATTGAAATGGTTTCGTATCAGAATGCGAATACAAGTGTCTCTCTAAGTGGCTCTTTTTAACAAACGATTTTGGACATTTATCACACTGAAATGCTCTTAAACCTTGATGTACGCTTAATTGGTGTTCAGTCAAAATTGA encodes the following:
- the ATG13 gene encoding serine/threonine protein kinase regulatory subunit ATG13 (Regulatory subunit of the Atg1p signaling complex~similar to YPR185W) — its product is MVAEEDIEKEVLQLIDSFFLKATLLICSTESSRYQSSTENIFLFDDTWFEDHSELVGELPEIISKWSHYDGRKELPPLVVETYLDLRQLNSSHLVRLKDHEGHLWNVCKGTKKQEIVMERWLIELDNSSPTFKSHSEDETDVTELSKQLILLFRYLLTLIQLLPTTELYQLLIKSYNGPQNEGSSNPIATTDPLVSIRTRVLDGSKPILSKGRIGLSKPIINTYSNALNESNLPAHLDQKKITPVWTKFGLLRVSVSYRRDWKFEINNTNDELFSTRHVAVPHNLQGPQNEPGQRGNNDQEVAKHQPQYQPQDQQQQQQQQQQQQQRQNQDQIRQQIQQQRQIPDRRSLSLSPCTRANSFEPQSWQKKAYPISRPVQPFKVGSVGSQSASRNPSNSSFFNQPPIHRPSMSSNYGPQTNIEGTSVGSTSKYSSSFGNIRRHSSVKTTENAEKVSKAVKSPLQPQESQEDLMDFVKLLEEKPDLTIKKTGGNNLPNINISDSLIRYQNLKPSNDLLSEDLSVSLSMDPNHTYHRGRSDSHSPLPSISPSMHYGSLNSRMSQGANASHLIARGGGNSSTSAFNSRRNSLDKNANKQGMSGLPPIFGGESTSYHHDNKVQKYNQLGEEDDDEDDHLLNQMGNSATKFKSSISPRSIDSISSSFIKSRIPIRQPYHYSQPTTAPFQAQAKFHKPANKLTDNGNRSNSNNNSHSVNDGVGSMHNEEDDQDDDLVFFMSDMNLSKEG
- the PZF1 gene encoding Pzf1p (Transcription factor IIIA (TFIIIA)~similar to YPR186C); this translates as MGRVVLNNGGMPLAVFKQEGISISRSESSESLNSLTSTRSSSSNRPKTYFCDYDGCDKAFTRPSILTEHQLSVHQGLRAFQCDKCPKSFVKKSHLERHLYSHSDTKPFQCSYCGKGVTTRQQLKRHEVTHTKSFICPEEGCNLRFYKHPQLRAHILSVHLHKLTCPHCNKSFQRPYRLRNHISKHHDPEVENPYQCTFAGCCKEFRIWSQLQSHIKNDHPKLKCPICNKPCVGENGLQMHMIIHDDSLVTKNWKCHICSDMSFSKKHDLLTHYESIHTEEDIPLELKYKISDIQPLGQDQGVELGNDKNLHEKDEGKISNRLRKRRKLTENNNLQFLQNEVNLEKQIESGEDGLSLLLNTVGRKHRCFYNNCYRTFKTKEKYEKHIDKHKIHELKLKILKEKEENRGIVDKNQKEACIIGKETQPVGDK